GGAAATCGAGGAAAAACAAGCAGAGGTAATTGATCATTTCGTGAAGCAAGCATCAGCTCAGAAGGGCTCGGCCCTTGGCTCCGTTGTCGTTGAAGCGACGTCGCATCCTTCACTTTTCGCCTTCTCTGAGATTCTTGCTGTGCCCACTGTCGCTGAGGTTAGGGACTGTTCCATCTTCGATCTAAGAAATCAAAACCATAGTCAATtatcaattttcctttttgtgtACATAGTTTATTAGCTGTTGAAGAGGTTTTGGAGTAGGATCGCACTGTTTGGTTAGTGAGAAAAAGGAGCGGAAAGTTAAGGAGCGGAAAGTTAAGGATACTTCAAATTTGGTTTACACTATTCGGCAAACCATGTTGCTTTCTTTGATGTTACAATGGAATTAGGTTTGAATATTGTAGGggttttttgttgtttgtttaatttaaatttttgtggcAAATTGTTTTATCAGTTTCATGTGGCATTTCATTTATGACTGTTGGTTTGATCATACTCTTTCCTAGCTATTCAATGGTTACTGAGTTGTTCAGTTGTTTTTTGTTAAGCTTTTGTTCAGAGGCATTAGTTTACGagtattttatttgaaatcaaTGTACTTTTTGCAGCTAGAAGGAACTGACAATTCGGTGCACCTTGAGGTGCTTCGATTGTTTGCACATGGAACATGGAGCGATTATAAGAGTAAGTTGGGGAAAAACCCATGTTTTAGGCTGAGCCACTGTTTGGTTAGAAGTTTGTAATGCCTTCAATGCACTTGTTTCTTTCCTgcatttaagatttttagtagTAAATGTGTTGCTACTGTGTACGTTTTAGACTTCAATACCGAATAACAAAGAGGTTGAAATGTGTTTTCTCCCATGTtggttgattttgatgtttaaacaTGAAAATTGGTCATTAAAGCCCGGCTTGGTAGAgtggaaagaaaattggaaagatggaaaattgaaggggtagaaaaatagaaagatggaaaatataatttttctttccataggtgtgcttggtaggaaagatggaaaatttgaaagaaaaaataatttctttccaTCCATTGCCTGGTAGAGTtggaaaatgaaaggaaagaaaataaaacatttgaaaaatacataattttgaactaacataCCTCTCTCACGTTTTCTCTCCTCTCATCATCCCTATTTGGAAGGACtggttttctattttatttgctttctcTTTTCTGCCACActccaaatttattttcttcccaCTTTTTCACTCCCTCCTTccgttcttccaattttccacCCAACCAATCACACCCAAAGGGATATGGGTTTTGCTTCTAGTAAATgttaagtattttaattttatagttgCTCATGACTAAAACTGCAGCTTTCTATTTAAACATATGATGAAAATGAGCTTCGGGAAATGGAATTGAACCTCATTTAATGAAGTTGTAAACTATCTTTCCACTAATCTTCTTGAAAATGCACTGAGCTTATTATCTAAATGGAAATTTTGAGGTCTATTGATTGGAAAggcattaaatttgaatatcacttttccAGATTGACAAAATGACTTTTCCCCCCAAACTCTTTCTCTTCATCACTTTTATTGTCTTCCTTTTGATAGTGTTTGTCAGTAATGTTTATTCTTCCTGGCACAGTAGGCAGCAGAATGCCTTTTCagcttttacttaattaaactatttgatgtttatatatttcttaGACTTGATTGTTCATGTTTTTCTTCTGCACATCGTCATGCGATAAACTTTGCAACTATTTTATTAGGAAATAGCTGTAAGCTTCCTCAACTGGTCCCAGATCAAGTTCTCAAGTTAAAGCAACTTACTGTCCTTACACTTGCTGAGACAAAAAAGGTATTCTCTTTGAGTTATGAGGAAgtagattttattaataaaggTATTGAACACAAGATCATGGATTACAACATAACACCTAAGAACAATGCCCCGAAACACCTACAACCTAGATAAAACCAAATTCACCTTAGAACAATACCCTGAAATGCCTACAACCTAGATATGACTAGATTCACCCTCATATCAGCTTAGAAAGACGCCTTTGCACTTCTACACATGCCATTTCTCAGTCTAGTTCTGTTTTAGTCATTATAGCACATTTTGACATTTAACAAGCATGCAACTTTTAAATCTCTGTCCTCTAGGTAACTGAGTTCATAAAATGATTGAACAAATTGCTTAgcatttcttgaaaatttaatctttttcagaattcatttaattcactttcTAATGTAAAGGGATAAATGTCAAATTCGTGGGGATTGGAATCCTTGTATGCTGATTATTATGTAGGTTTACATCAagttcttttatcttttattaaatagTACTTTTTAAATATCTTGTTCAGGTACTATCTTATGATCAGCTAATGCTGGAGTTAGATGTCACAAATGTCCGTGAACTTGAAGATTTTCTAATCAATGACTGCATGTATGCTGTACGTAGTCTCCTAGTGTGATTCTCTATACCACTTGTCTTTAAAGGATGATTTTCATTCAACAGACTGAAAGAATCATCCTGCTAGTGCATCATGCCTGTTAGTTTCAAGGTGGCTCTGCATCAAACACAGCATGGCAAATAAGCTTCTTCAatacaatttcacatttcatatgTTTTGCCCTTCAGACATGTACCTACAACTATCTGAACTGTCATTTGGTGTTTGGCCCTGAAACCCGAGATCAAACTTAGCTTTTAGGGGTTGTTGGACTTTTTAAGGGAGTAACACTACTGAACTGAAAGTTTGCTGATTCTTCGTTCTTTGTCAACCATTTTGTCAGGGTCTAGTTAGAGGAAAGCTGGATCAGCTGCGAAGATATTTTGAGGTATCAATTTGCAGTCTTCAAGTTTGAAGTTTTTTATACTTTGCTGTATTCCTTTCTTTTCCCCTGCTTATTAATGTTTCTCATATATGCTATTGAAGGTTCAATTTGCTGCTGGGAGGGATTTGAGGCCAGGACAACTTGGAAGTATGATACAAACACTATCAAACTGGTAACATCCTGGTTCTAATTAAATGTGTGATTAAGACCTCTGTGCTTGCAGCATTAATAGTTGCTACTGTCTGATGTCATATTAGCTTTTGGCTTTGTTCATTAGAGCTGGCTAGTTCAACAAGGTTTGATAGAAATGCAAACACAAATTTGATTGATATCAGCTTATATAACTACCATCTATCTATGGATGAGAACCTAGGTTGGCTACGTCAGATAACTTACTTGTCACAATTCAAGACAAGATAAAATGGGCTGATACAATGAGTGAGTTGGACAAGAAACACCGAAAGGAGCTTGAAGATAGGGTGCTGGAAGTAAAGAAAGCTGTCTCCGTCAAGGTCAGTTGAACCCAGTTTTCCCTTAAATAGATTGATTGGACCATTACAAAGCATGAGATGCAAAATGCAGCTGAAAGTGTTATCATTATTTCTATTGttgtgtttttagtttttaaactaATTCTATATAAGCATTGAAGATAGCAGAACTAGTTTGACTTTCCATGAATGTGCTAGTCGTAGACATGAATGCATCtctttaaatattgaaattgttttGGTAGGAGGGGTGGTCATGGGAAAGAGAGTTCTTTAATTCTTCCAAAAATGCTTAGACAGAAAAAGTTTGGAGCTTAAAGCTGCAACTTGTTAAGATGCAAATGAGTGAGCTTAACTGGATCTAGGATTAGCATGCCATGACTTTACTCGTTCGATATCGAGGTATGTTGGTCGATGAGGCTTATATTGTGCCAGAAGTTACAGACTGCAAGCAGGCCAATACTGGCTTCCAAGGGCTCAATGAAATCAACTCTGAACCTGGTGGAATGATGGACTTTGAGGAAGACCAGAGCCGACACAAGAGGTTAATACTTTTTTCAACTTAATCCACTTTCGTTCTAATccttgaataatatttttactgaaGAGGTTTTACGCTTTTCATGATATCttctgctttttcttttctttaagtCTTCCACAGTTTGATTTTGGTCACTATTTTACCCATTCTTTAATGCTGTGGATGGTTGGTTATCACCAGTTGTagagttatatttatttattgaattcaCAGAACTTCTAATTGTAGTGCATTGTTTGAACTGACTGCATTTGTTGATAACTAACGGTTTGGAGAAAATGCAGGAGAAGGCATCTGATGTCCTGAAGATAGAACATGCAACTTATTGGACGGCGTTTAGAAGACCAACCAGATTTTTGTTCACGATAGTCCCAGTAACCAATGATTCTGCTTTTCAGGCAGTGATAGTGCTGCTTTGGTAGTGAATTTGACAATTGTGGCGTTATAATTTCAGAATTGTTAGCATATCGTAAACCCATTGCTATTCCTATTGAGTTGGGAAAGATAGGACAAAACACAGACCCAAAATTTAGAACACTTAGATATCCAAGATTTACAAATTCAAGTTATTTCACTTTTTAATCATGCACTTCATGCTGCATCATGAAGATTATATCATTGCTTATTGCTTTGTATGGCTGATAGTTCCATTATGTTAGAAAAGTTGGACTTGAGCGTTCTTGTTTCCCATACTTTGTTTATCGGGGCTGCCTGATCTAATCTTTGAATGCAACAGTGCAGTATGACTCGGCCATTCTAGGGTCCATTGAGAAACTCAAACCACCCAGAGGGAGGAAACCGAGTGGAAGCTGCTTTGGACTTGCGTCATACGGCATTGGAGTTTTGATCATTCTCTGGCTGCCACTTTGCTTTTATAACGCTCGGGATTCATGGTATTTCTCATTTCTATCTTCCTTTCGTTTTCATTTTGTAGTTTTTGGTAACTCTTATTTGTTCTTCACTGATTCAATGGTGGTTGAGAACACCATTGAAAAAACTGTCCATGGGTTCATGAATCTACCGGTGGCTTGGCTTCATGGTGTTGttcttgtgtttggtttttattttaataagaatttcCTAAAGCTAATTGTAATCATATGAATTGCTTTGCTTTTACATTTGTTTTGGTCCCTATACGGAAAAAAGTGCGACTAATTTTCTCGCATATTCCCAAATTTGATAGCGATGCTACATGTACAATAGCTATTAGCTACCATGTTTTATTATGTTAATGTTGCGTACATATGGTGTTGATATGCATGGATGAATCATGTACATTAGCGTGCACGGGAAAAAAAAATCTGTTCTAATTACGgcttagtccctatattttttgcatatttaatcCCTCTGCTTTTAGTACTGGGATTTAGTTCCTCTACTCTTTTGGATAACATCATAAaaggaattatgttaaattgGATTATGtggcatttttaaaataaagaaaaatagtcATATGACCAATTTAAAGTTGTGTGGAAATCATGTAAgtaaattttttgataatttaattcataagCTTTAAGTATGTGCTTTTTTGAGTGATAATGTGTGTTTATATTATGTTTGTATAGTTTTGTTAGGtcatttaagatattttatatttatataaattttgatattttaataatttatattatatataaattctaacgTTGGTGTATTTGTGTCATGTTTATGTTATTCTTTCATGTCGTGTTTGTGTTATGTACTCATGTCTAATATTACCTGGTGAAgtttaatatattgattttttttgctttctatttttatacatctaattaatttaaaagatattacgCGCTTTTTATTTGATACTACACAAGGAACAAAGATTTTATTCGTTgttgttctttccttttctttttcttttctctttttttgttttaatcttCTGAAAACAAAACTTCAATTCTTCAAAATTGGGTTTTGGGCATTTTAGCAGAAATCTAATTATGGACCAAAAGAAAAATTGCAAACTAAGCTGAATCTGCTTCTGAGTATTAAGTATCAATTTTatccagttttttttttttttaaataacatttatgtTTAACACCTGTTTTGAATATTCCATCTAATgtattcgaatttaaaaattcaaacttgatcataaaaatttagcaatttaaatTGGATTTGGTCAATTTGATCAAGTCCGAAATAATCAAATAACtcaaaatgagataatttattcaAACTTGTAATTATTTAAGTCAACTTGAACTCAAATGATGGAATCTATAattgttttaaactaaaattattcaaaattgaaagtCCGAACCGATCCAATTTGATAAAACCCAAACTAATACAATGTTATCAAACGAGTAAGAATATAATCATTCAAATCTAATTTTTCATGGGAAATGTGTGAGCAGTGTAAGGAAAAAGTGAAATGTCAAGTTGCAAAGCAAAGGGGTTGATAAAGAGCTTATAATGATATCTCCACAAAGCTTGTCTTCAATACTGCTGCAAGTAACATACGTCAAACAATACCTACAATGATCATCATCATCTCACAAGTTGTTATTGCCATTTATGTTGCAACCATTCAGCTTTGAAGGTGTCCTAGGTGAGTACGcttaattgaaaagaaaatagaaagaaatgtATGTTTAGAATTATGCATTTTTTAaatgttctatttttttcctttcacttTTCAATTCTACCAAGCAACCATTTCTCTTACCAAGCACACCTCTAGAAAGAAGAATTATGTTTTTCATCCTTCTAGTTTTCTACCCTTCAATTTTCCATCCCTCAATTTCCTTTCCACTCTACCTAGCAAAGTTCAGCTATTTACGGTTTTAAAGTACAACTCAATCTCCTAGAATGTCATGTAGTGGCGAAGCCAGGGAGGGTTGGCAGGGGCCCGACCCTcctaaagtgaaaattttccattcaggttactttataatttataaaattttaaattagtaatagtaaaattacactttggtcctcccaaatgataaaaatttaatttaatcctttaaaaattataaagatataggctattaaaatggtgaaattgtatttttactatcgtaaaaacaTACAACTTAATTCCGCTCCCCgcccaaaaaaatatttggcTTCACCCCTGATGTCATGTGATTATTTCTCAACTTTCTTTTATCTCATTCACTTAGAGGCAAAATTTAAGGAGTAAATTACATtcatggtcactaaactatcagtaaatttacgttttcgtcactcaacttcaaaaagttacaaaatagtcattaaatttttcgaaagttttcatttaagtcattaatgattttaaaaccGCTATTGTATGGCTTTTTCTTTTCGCATTGattataccaataaaaaacTCATCTTCCCTTTCACTTcaatagttcaattttttttcttgaaacaattttaatgTCACAAATCTAAGAagcaaaatccaaacaactttcttctacAATATTTGATATTGACCTTCAGGTCGACTTGgatttaatgtatatttttcaACTTGTCAATGGATACTAATCCACTGCACTGTTCGTTG
The Gossypium raimondii isolate GPD5lz chromosome 8, ASM2569854v1, whole genome shotgun sequence DNA segment above includes these coding regions:
- the LOC105790312 gene encoding COP9 signalosome complex subunit 7 isoform X3: MEIEEKQAEVIDHFVKQASAQKGSALGSVVVEATSHPSLFAFSEILAVPTVAELEGTDNSVHLEVLRLFAHGTWSDYKRNSCKLPQLVPDQVLKLKQLTVLTLAETKKVLSYDQLMLELDVTNVRELEDFLINDCMYAGLVRGKLDQLRRYFEVQFAAGRDLRPGQLGSMIQTLSNWLATSDNLLVTIQDKIKWADTMSELDKKHRKELEDRVLEVKKAVSVKCSMTRPF
- the LOC105790312 gene encoding COP9 signalosome complex subunit 7 isoform X2, which gives rise to MEIEEKQAEVIDHFVKQASAQKGSALGSVVVEATSHPSLFAFSEILAVPTVAELEGTDNSVHLEVLRLFAHGTWSDYKRNSCKLPQLVPDQVLKLKQLTVLTLAETKKGLVRGKLDQLRRYFEVQFAAGRDLRPGQLGSMIQTLSNWLATSDNLLVTIQDKIKWADTMSELDKKHRKELEDRVLEVKKAVSVKYDSAILGSIEKLKPPRGRKPSGSCFGLASYGIGVLIILWLPLCFYNARDSWYFSFLSSFRFHFVVFGNSYLFFTDSMVVENTIEKTVHGFMNLPVAWLHGVVLVFGFYFNKNFLKLIVII
- the LOC105790312 gene encoding COP9 signalosome complex subunit 7 isoform X1; the protein is MEIEEKQAEVIDHFVKQASAQKGSALGSVVVEATSHPSLFAFSEILAVPTVAELEGTDNSVHLEVLRLFAHGTWSDYKRNSCKLPQLVPDQVLKLKQLTVLTLAETKKVLSYDQLMLELDVTNVRELEDFLINDCMYAGLVRGKLDQLRRYFEVQFAAGRDLRPGQLGSMIQTLSNWLATSDNLLVTIQDKIKWADTMSELDKKHRKELEDRVLEVKKAVSVKYDSAILGSIEKLKPPRGRKPSGSCFGLASYGIGVLIILWLPLCFYNARDSWYFSFLSSFRFHFVVFGNSYLFFTDSMVVENTIEKTVHGFMNLPVAWLHGVVLVFGFYFNKNFLKLIVII